One segment of Papaver somniferum cultivar HN1 unplaced genomic scaffold, ASM357369v1 unplaced-scaffold_81, whole genome shotgun sequence DNA contains the following:
- the LOC113345304 gene encoding cytochrome P450 710A1-like, whose protein sequence is MDSIPTWSKLASFTPYLLCFITFFIFIEQIKYLKKKKSLPGPVLILPFLGNVIQLVKNPTKFWDDQAKTAKESGFSANYIIGKFIVFIQNTELSHKVFANVRPDAFHLIGHPFGKKLFGEHNLIYMSGQAHKDLRRRIAPNFTPKALATYISLQQSIILEHLKKWESLSVQNGSKPLPLRYLCRDMNLDTSQKVFVGPYLSEKSRQEFNKDYNLFNVGLMKLPIDLPGFAFHKARFAVSRLVKTLGDCVKLSKMRLVSGQEPVCLIDFWMQELLKEMQESGSDAANEVPPHSSNIEIGGHLFDFLFAAQDASTSSLLWAVALLEQNPEILSKVRQEVSQIWSPESDTLITAENLRAMKYTEAVAREVMRYRAPATLVPHISGEDFQLTESYTIPKGTIVFPSVFESSFQGFTEPERFDPDRFDETRQEDRLFKRNFLVFGAGPHQCVGQRYAVNHLVLFIAMFTSLLDFKRFKTDGCDDIAYVPTICPKDDCSVYLSRRCARYPSFA, encoded by the coding sequence atggattcaatTCCAACATGGAGTAAGCTGGCATCATTCACGCCGTACTTGCTCTGTTTCATAACTTTCTTCATATTCATAGAACAAATCAAatacttgaaaaagaaaaaatcattacCAGGTCCGGTTTTAATCTTACCCTTCTTAGGCAACGTTATTCAGCTTGTCAAAAACCCAACGAAATTCTGGGACGATCAAGCGAAAACAGCTAAAGAATCAGGGTTTTCTGCAAACTACATAATTGGTAAATTCATCGTTTTCATTCAAAACACTGAGCTATCTCATAAAGTCTTTGCGAATGTTCGTCCTGATGCGTTTCATTTGATCGGTCATCCTTTTGGCAAGAAGTTATTTGGTGAGCATAATCTTATTTACATGTCTGGTCAAGCACATAAAGATCTCCGCCGTCGAATCGCTCCGAATTTCACACCTAAAGCTTTAGCAACATACATATCGTTGCAACAGAGTATTATTCTCGAGCACCTGAAGAAATGGGAAAGTTTGTCAGTGCAAAATGGTAGCAAACCACTGCCTTTGCGGTATCTATGCCGGGACATGAATCTGGATACGTCGCAGAAGGTGTTCGTCGGTCCGTATTTGAGTGAGAAGTCTCGTCAGGAATTCAACAAAGATTATAATCTGTTTAATGTGGGATTAATGAAGTTGCCAATTGACTTGCCGGGGTTTGCATTCCACAAAGCTCGGTTCGCGGTTTCTCGGTTAGTCAAGACGCTTGGTGATTGTGTGAAGCTAAGCAAAATGAGATTGGTGTCAGGGCAAGAGccagtttgtttgattgatttttGGATGCAAGAGCTTCTAAAAGAAATGCAAGAGAGTGGGTCTGATGCTGCAAATGAAGTGCCACCGCATTCGAGCAATATCGAAATTGGCGGGCAtctatttgattttctttttgcaGCTCAAGATGCATCAACTTCATCATTACTATGGGCAGTGGCACTATTAGAACAGAACCCGGAAATTTTATCAAAAGTTCGTCAAGAAGTGAGTCAGATATGGTCACCTGAGTCTGACACGCTTATAACGGCGGAGAATCTACGGGCAATGAAATACACGGAAGCCGTTGCTAGAGAGGTAATGAGATATAGAGCTCCGGCGACATTAGTTCCACATATTTCCGGTGAAGATTTTCAACTGACAGAATCATACACAATTCCTAAAGGAACAATTGTGTTTCCTTCTGTTTTTGAATCGTCATTTCAAGGTTTTACTGAGCCGGAACGGTTCGACCCAGACAGGTTTGATGAAACTCGTCAAGAAGATCGGCTGTTTAAGAGGAATTTTCTAGTGTTCGGTGCTGGACCCCATCAGTGTGTTGGTCAAAGATACGCCGTTAATCACTTGGTGTTGTTTATTGCGATGTTCACATCGTTACTTGATTTTAAACGATTCAAAACGGACGGCTGTGATGATATCGCTTATGTACCTACGATCTGTCCTAAAGATGATTGTTCGGTGTATTTGTCTCGACGGTGTGCCCGTTATCCATCATTCGCATGA